The nucleotide sequence TGCAACGACACCGGCGGCGCATCGGCCACGTGCTGCAGGTCCACGCCTTCGTGCACCGTGACGATGCGCGACGCTGGAATGCCGTCACGTTCGAGGATGGCACCGATCGCGGAGGACGCGCAGATGAAGCGATCGACCTGCCGATACTTCGCGCGCGACAGCCTGTTGGACGCCAGCCTGAAATCCACGCGACGCGACGCGACGAGCAGCGGCGGCGGCCACGGCATCCGAAATCCGAGCGCGAGCGCGGCGAGTGCCACGCCATGCGGATCGTGCGCGTGAAGAATCTGCGGATTGCACGCACGGATGACGCGTGCGAGCTTCCACGCGGCGTGGAAGTCGACTTCGAACCGCGGCGCGAGCGGCAGCAGGTCCGCGTCCTGCGGGGCGCGCCGTCGCAGCTCACCGTCCGGATGCGCCACGAGCATCGTCGGATGGCCGAGCGCGCGAAGGCCCTTCACGGTGAGGAGTGCCTGGTTCTGGCCTCCGCGCCACGTGCGGGCGGTGTCGATGTGGATGGTGCGAATCGCCATCACGTGTGTGTTCAGGCGCGACGCCAGCGCTCCCACAGCTTGACGTACTTGAGCAGCACGTACACGCCACCGAGCAGCGAGACGATGAGGCCTGGCACGCCGTCCCTGAACCCGGTGCGCGCGACGTAGTTGCGAAGAAATGCCGCAGGCGGGTGCACCAGCAGTTGCCACGCGCTCGCGCGTCGTCCAGCGGCGTACATCTCGTCTGCGGCGAGTGACGTGTAGTGGTTCATGCGTGCCAGGTGCGCGGCGACGTCGTCGTACGGTCGATGTTCCAGTTCGCCCGACAGGTCGCCGATGGTCCCGTCCACGAGCAGCGCTTCATGCACGCGACGATCGTCCCAGCGCGCACGCCGCCTGTCGTAGAGCCGCACGGCGCGATCGGGATACCAGTCGGTGGTGCGAATCCATCGCCCGAGATACCAGGTCACGCGCGGCATGCGACAGGCGACCGTACCCGCGTCCGGCTGCCACGCGAGGATCTGATCGCGCAAGGCTGGCGTCACCGCTTCGTCGGCGTCGAGCGACAACACCCAGTCGTGCGAGGCCAGCGACGCGGCATGGTTCTTCTGCGCGCCGTAGCCCAGCCACGCGCGTGTCTCGACGTGCGTCGCGAGAGGCCGCGCTCGGGCCACCGTGTCGTCACTACTGCAGGCGTCCACGACGATGCGCTCGGCGGCCCATGCCACCGACTGCAGCGCGCGCTCGATGTGTGCGCCCGCGTTCTTCGTGATGAGAATCACCGAGATCGGCGCCGGCACAGGGGAAGAATAGCTGAAGGCCGGCGCCGCGCGTGGCGGGACCGGCGTTCGGGGACTGCTGCGATCGGTGGAGGCTGCTAACGGTTGCCCGTGCCGGTGTTGGCCCCGCCGCCGTTCTGCGTACCGACATTGTTGACGCTCAGGCTGCCGCCCGAACCGGAGATCGACGCTTCCTGCGCGGCTTCGAAGTCGACGCGCGACTTCTCGAAGTCGAGAATGGCGCGCTGCTCGTTGTTGCGGGCCACCGCGAGATCGCGCTGGGCCTGCAGGACGTTGAACGTGGTGGACAGGCCGACGCCGAACTTCTTCTGCTCGGCTTCGAGGCGACGCTCCGCCAGCGATCGCGCGGCCTGCGTCGTGGCGACGCGCTGCAGGTTCGTGTTGACCTGCCGCGCGAGATCGCGCACCTGCTGAACCACCTGGCGTTCGAGGTCGCGCAACTGCAGCAGGTTCTGCTCGTTGGTCAACCGCTGGCGCTCCAGGTTCACACGGTTCACGTTGCGGCCGACCGGGTACCTGACGTTGACGCTCACCGACCATGTCGGATACGTGAAGCCGAGCACGTCTCCGAGCACGTCCGTGTACGGGATCACGGTGCGCGATCCGGTCTCGGCGCCTGGGTTGAACGGGTCGTCTCCAGCCTGCCTCTGGATGAGCGAGCCGCCCAGCCCCGCGAGACCGTAGTCGACGACAGCCGAGACATCCGGAAGGGTCTGGTTACGCCAGTACCTGATGCGGACGTCGTTGTTCTCGAGTTGCTTGCGCGCCT is from Acidobacteriota bacterium and encodes:
- a CDS encoding glycosyltransferase gives rise to the protein MGALASRLNTHVMAIRTIHIDTARTWRGGQNQALLTVKGLRALGHPTMLVAHPDGELRRRAPQDADLLPLAPRFEVDFHAAWKLARVIRACNPQILHAHDPHGVALAALALGFRMPWPPPLLVASRRVDFRLASNRLSRAKYRQVDRFICASSAIGAILERDGIPASRIVTVHEGVDLQHVADAPPVSLHETFWLPHGAPVVLNVAALVPHKGQRYLVDAFASVVRAVPDARLVILGQGELHESLVKQIHNLGLDRHVLLPGFRTDVLSLMKTADIFVMSSTMEGLGTSLLDAMGCARPIVATDTGGIPEVVVDDETGLLVPPRHADALADALITLLKDEERARRYATAGYERVHRRFSVDHMVRETIGVYEELIANRH
- a CDS encoding glycosyltransferase family 2 protein, producing the protein MPAPISVILITKNAGAHIERALQSVAWAAERIVVDACSSDDTVARARPLATHVETRAWLGYGAQKNHAASLASHDWVLSLDADEAVTPALRDQILAWQPDAGTVACRMPRVTWYLGRWIRTTDWYPDRAVRLYDRRRARWDDRRVHEALLVDGTIGDLSGELEHRPYDDVAAHLARMNHYTSLAADEMYAAGRRASAWQLLVHPPAAFLRNYVARTGFRDGVPGLIVSLLGGVYVLLKYVKLWERWRRA